Within Sebastes fasciatus isolate fSebFas1 chromosome 19, fSebFas1.pri, whole genome shotgun sequence, the genomic segment TGGCGGGCTCCATGAAAAGTATGAGGGGTGCaagtaacaaaaacaaattggTAAAAATAGAGGTGATAAAGAtgcatgtgaattgaaaaacTGAGCCATAATAATGTATGTTAATGAAAAATGGAGTGGtaaattatcaagtgatttgattaatttaaaaccaatttgatttaaaaaaattaaaaaaagaacacgCCCACACAGCGACCCACTCTACTTTTGATTTTTGTGTGGTTTTTGATTGACATTTTAGatggaagtaacaaaaattgCTTGCTGTAAATGATAAATGTTGGGTATTGTGATTGATGAATGGTAGACAGTAACACTGATTATCAGATCAACACTGTTTCAAATAAATGCCAATCAAGTTTATCAAATCAATTGACAATTTTCATCACTTCCACTATTAATTCGTAagcattttcatcacttcccttttttcttcaattcattttttgttacttccactcTTGAGGCCACGTTCCATAAATGATAAAAGGCAATTTCGTGTTGTGAgtgatgaatgatgaatgaaagatggtgaaaatgatgaaacatggcTATGTTTATCATCATATCACGACTGTTTTAGTCAAATTggctttaaattaatcaaatcacttgTTAATTTACCACTCCATTTTTCGattcacatgcattttcatgacctccatttttatcaattaatatcTGTTACTTCATAGAGGACCTACTCcgtatgtaaatataaatggctcattctaaagcaatgaaaacacaatcaTTCTTATTTCCAGTTGATTAAATAAAGCACTTTTTATATTccttttctgccaatagatccccctaaatgctaaatacactgttcctttatttCATAAACCATTTTGCAGAAGTCAGACAACTGATGATCATCTATAATCTTAGCTGTTACCGAACAGTATGGCCACCATTATAACAGGAACAACCATGTACAGGAAGCAGCCCAGCAGCACcaggaagagcagcagcagggcagTGAGGGAGAAGCAGAGGGACTGAGGTCTCATCAGCCCAAGTCCTCTGACGAGGCAGGAAGGGTCGACGCAACAGccacatgtgtttgtgtatgtgtccaCAACCAAGCAGCATAACGCCGATGCTGGGACGGCCTCCTCAAGTTCAGGGCTGTGGCTGATAACATGGGCCGGTCCAGGCTCGTAAACGCTGCTACTGTACGACTCCTCCTGCAGTCTTCTGATCTCCCACTGTGGGAACGGGGTGGTCTGTCGACAGAAGGGGCACTGCATTCGGCTCTGGTCCTTGGCCCGCCTCATGATGCCAGCTACACAGTGGTGGCACAGTGCGTGGTTGCAGTTGAGCAAGGTGACGCGGTGGTCTCCGTGCGAGTCGAACAGCTCGCTGCAGATGGGGCACTCGTGCCGACTGCTGTTGCTGCACAAACTCCTGACACTTCCACTGCAGCCCGGCTCATCCCTGCCAGTCAATTCCAGCTCTTGTGGAACAGATGTCTTTGGGTCAGCCCCATCTGTCGCTGCTTGCGTGTCTGCTGCTTTGTGATTCTCATCACGGCCGTCCTGATGTTTCTGCTGAAGCAGAGGCCGTGTGACAGAGTCACTCTCATCTTCTTGCTTGCCCCTCGCTGTGTAGAAAACTCTGACAGAAGTCTC encodes:
- the LOC141757628 gene encoding uncharacterized protein LOC141757628 — translated: MAEAEVIETEEEGVVTLQEKHLPATEETSVRVFYTARGKQEDESDSVTRPLLQQKHQDGRDENHKAADTQAATDGADPKTSVPQELELTGRDEPGCSGSVRSLCSNSSRHECPICSELFDSHGDHRVTLLNCNHALCHHCVAGIMRRAKDQSRMQCPFCRQTTPFPQWEIRRLQEESYSSSVYEPGPAHVISHSPELEEAVPASALCCLVVDTYTNTCGCCVDPSCLVRGLGLMRPQSLCFSLTALLLLFLVLLGCFLYMVVPVIMVAILFGNS